One Rosa chinensis cultivar Old Blush chromosome 3, RchiOBHm-V2, whole genome shotgun sequence DNA window includes the following coding sequences:
- the LOC112192970 gene encoding GRIP and coiled-coil domain-containing protein 2 isoform X1 has protein sequence MEKMTLDSKEYELKKNSMRKMYESLHSQASSMLVFTLQWKELEGCLDSIRDATQTRLEELHEREQQLDAKELKMESKANEFQEREKQLEAKELKIQSEVNEAFGLEKLIKEKQTEALDSKNYLNSLQLLIKEHTESEKELGAKERQIERRIQELNGVERNIEEKLKKSREELNQIQRGIKEQGVEFDLKEKQIKVKEEKLNRIEKNIEEKLKLAIEEEKKAFDPKQERVTEEQKLREERLQEEEKLKEHKKSVVDASKTLKSREEIKRELELKVKDHCSRKKSMEEWSCNLERKERELELKEKQVLSKAEELDSLNKRTLNEFQLMEKELSSVESTIQEREKKLEAASHRLQVKERQLELKSETMEKLQQECKKQLEARERQLEVKGGTMEKLHQEREKKLEVKERLLEEQSKELELTKKQFGCQMKVKSEPLENTPAANNAIVSSSASDHSKINIRDGRGLQLFMYEHMKRNDSVSKEISAVLQQESLEPAKLVLDAMAGFHPSNSTVDNREFDLVIIRRTCILLLEELKRVSAQINPQVREQAIKLAGDWKAKMTVGTENWLEVLGFLRLVTTYELTSAYDANELQGLLDIVAQHEQATELSRALGTTDKAAPDVETKNAKSSAAAIFSSPNLQPATTVPANAIIAIQNFIREKKLVKAYGRIHKFKLLDKFPPAQVLKEYVEKAMKCMENSERKDMLHQQDEVVDEGISDLRRAIECIKYHNLESEYPSESIEKQIVVLQKFMEDRKKQNQKKRLCSTIDSSFQQQEHKFQRTSLSAGRPYGLHPVYPNPGSSFYNGQFSIPSNNPVQFSMPANGVNYEFPRIYPFPPYPRPLVYRHPGYGLQKPY, from the exons ATGGAGAAGATGACATTGGATTCGAAGGAATATGAGTTGAAGAAGAACAGTATGAGAAAGATGTACGAGAGCTTGCACTCCCAAGCATCTTCCATGCTAGTCTTCACCCTTCAGTGGAAGGAACTGGAGGGATGCTTAGATTCGATCCGGGATGCGACCCAGACCCGACTCGAAGAGCTCCATGAACGAGAGCAGCAGTTGGATGCCAAAGAGTTAAAGATGGAGTCCAAAGCAAATGAGTTCCAGGAACGAGAGAAGCAGTTGGAGGCCAAAGAGTTAAAGATCCAGTCCGAAGTCAATGAGGCGTTTGGACTCGAAAAGCTGATTAAGGAGAAACAAACAGAGGCTCTAGACAGCAAGAACTACTTGAATTCGCTCCAGTTATTGATCAAAGAGCATACCGAATCAGAGAAAGAGCTTGGAGCCAAGGAAAGACAAATAGAGAGACGAATTCAAGAATTGAATGGGGTTGAGAGGAATATAGAAGAGAAGTTGAAGAAATCTCGTGAGGAACTGAATCAGATTCAGAGGGGGATTAAGGAGCAGGGTGTAGAATTTGATTTGAAAGAAAAGCAAATTAAAGTGAAAGAGGAGAAATTGAATCGGATTGAGAAGAATATCGAAGAGAAGTTGAAATTGGCAAttgaggaggagaagaaagcaTTTGATCCGAAACAAGAGCGTGTTACAGAAGAGCAGAAACTGAGAGAGGAGAGACTGCAAGAGGAGGAGAAGTTGAAAGAGCACAAGAAATCAGTAGTGGATGCCTCTAAGACACTCAAGTCAAGAGAGGAAATAAAGAGGGAACTAGAACTGAAAGTGAAAGATCATTGCTCGAGAAAGAAATCAATGGAGGAGTGGTCCTGTAATCTCGAACGTAAAGAGAGAGAATTAGAATTGAAAGAGAAGCAAGTTTTGTCAAAAGCAGAGGAACTTGACTCGCTTAATAAAAGGACCCTCAATGAGTTTCAGTTGATGGAAAAGGAACTTAGTTCAGTCGAAAGTACGATACAAGAACgtgaaaagaaattggaagCAGCCTCCCACCGACTTCAAGTGAAAGAGAGGCAACTTGAACTGAAAAGTGAAACAATGGAAAAGTTGCAGCAAGAATGCAAAAAGCAACTTGAAGCGAGAGAGAGACAACTTGAAGTAAAAGGTGGTACAATGGAAAAATTGCATCAAGAACGCGAAAAGAAACTTGAAGTGAAAGAGAGACTACTTGAAGAGCAGAGCAAAGAGCTTGAATTGACAAAGAAACAATTTGGTTGTCAAATGAAAGTAAAAAGTGAGCCACTGGAAAATACCCCAGCTGCTAACAATGCCATTGTTTCTTCATCTGCAAGTGatcattccaaaatcaatatCAGGGATGGTAGAGGCTTGCAACTATTCATGTATGAGCATATGAAGAGAAATGATTCAGTGAGCAAAGAAATCTCAGCTGTTCTTCAACAAGAGTCATTAGAGCCAGcaaaattggttttggatgcaaTGGCAGGGTTTCACCCTTCAAATTCGACTGTGGACAATAGGGAGTTTGATTTGGTAATTATTAGAAGGACATGTATTCTTTTGTTGGAAGAGTTAAAGAGAGTCTCGGCGCAAATTAATCCTCAGGTGAGAGAACAAGCAATAAAGTTGGCCGGTGATTGGAAGGCTAAGATGACGGTGGGGACTGAGAATTGGTTAGAGGTTTTGGGATTTTTGCGGCTTGTTACTACATATGAATTGACCTCTGCCTATGATGCAAATGAGCTTCAAGGTCTTCTTGATATAGTAGCTCAACATGAACAAGCAACTGAATTATCCCGAGCCCTTGGTACCACAGATAAGGCAGCT CCTGATGTCGAAACTAAGAATGCGAAAAGTTCTGCAGCAgcaatcttttcttctcctAATCTTCAACCAGCTACCACTGTCCCAGCTAATGCTATTATTGCTATTCAGAATTTTATTAGAGAGAAGAAACTGGTGAAGGCTTATGGACGCATTCACAAATTCAAGTTATTAGACAAGTTCCCTCCAGCTCAAGTCTTAAAAGAATATGTTGAGAAGGCCATGAAGTGCATGGAAAATAGCGAGAGAAAAGACATGCTCCATCAACAGGATGAGGTTGTAGACGAAGGAATATCTGATCTACGACGTGCTATTGAATGCATCAAATATCACAACCTTGAGTCGGAATACCCTTCCGAGAGCATTGAGAAACAAATAGTTGTGCTACAGAAATTTATGGAGGATCggaaaaaacaaaatcagaaaaaacGCTTATGCAGCACAATTGATTCCAGCTTTCAACAGCAGGAACATAAATTTCAGCGGACATCCTTATCAGCGGGAAGACCATATGGATTGCACCCAGTCTATCCGAATCCAGGTTCATCATTTTACAATGGACAGTTTAGTATTCCTTCCAACAATCCCGTGCAGTTTAGCATGCCTGCCAACGGCGTTAATTATGAGTTCCCTAGAATATATCCATTCCCTCCATACCCTCGCCCTCTTGTATATAGACACCCTGGGTATGGCCTTCAAAAGCCATATTGA
- the LOC112191551 gene encoding trafficking protein particle complex subunit 6b yields the protein MGREVSESCVDSLLTEMVSMYCNRLYANKPELAASRIDAIGYQVGHQLSERYTMERPRFTDHLDAIKFICKDFWSELFKKQIDNLKTNHRGTFVLQDNRFRWLSRMSLDPSAENGDVSQENSEASAENKAAQVPNMHLHFSCGVIKGALHNLGIACAVSADTSHLPACSFVVRIKP from the exons atggggaGAGAGGTCTCAGAGAGCTGTGTGGATAGTCTACTCACAGAGATGGTCTCCATGTACTGCAATCGCTTATACGCCAATAAGCCCGAGCTTGCTGCAAGTAGGATCGACGCTATTGGCTACCAGGTCGGCCATCAGCTCTCCGAGAG GTATACAATGGAGCGGCCTCGGTTTACTGATCATCTCGATGCAATTAAGTTCATATGCAAGGATTTCTGGTCTGAGCTTTTCAAGAAGCAGATAGACAACTTGAAGACCAATCATAGG GGTACCTTTGTGTTGCAAGATAATCGGTTTCGGTGGCTTTCACGCATGTCTCTTGATCCGTCTGCTGAAAATGGAGACGTGTCTCAAGAAAATTCTGAGGCCTCAGCTGAAAACAAGGCGGCACAAGTACCAAACATGCATCTCCATTTCTCTTGTGGAGTCATAAAGGGGGCTCTTCATAACTTGGGGATTGCTTGTGCTGTTTCTGCAGATACTTCCCACCTCCCTGCAT GTTCATTTGTGGTTCGTATAAAACCCTGA
- the LOC112192970 gene encoding GRIP and coiled-coil domain-containing protein 2 isoform X2, whose amino-acid sequence MEKMTLDSKEYELKKNSMRKMYESLHSQASSMLVFTLQWKELEGCLDSIRDATQTRLEELHEREQQLDAKELKMESKANEFQEREKQLEAKELKIQSEVNEAFGLEKLIKEKQTEALDSKNYLNSLQLLIKEHTESEKELGAKERQIERRIQELNGVERNIEEKLKKSREELNQIQRGIKEQGVEFDLKEKQIKVKEEKLNRIEKNIEEKLKLAIEEEKKAFDPKQERVTEEQKLREERLQEEEKLKEHKKSVVDASKTLKSREEIKRELELKVKDHCSRKKSMEEWSCNLERKERELELKEKQVLSKAEELDSLNKRTLNEFQLMEKELSSVESTIQEREKKLEAASHRLQVKERQLELKSETMEKLQQECKKQLEARERQLEVKGGTMEKLHQEREKKLEVKERLLEEQSKELELTKKQFGCQMKVKSEPLENTPAANNAIVSSSASDHSKINIRDGRGLQLFMYEHMKRNDSVSKEISAVLQQESLEPAKLVLDAMAGFHPSNSTVDNREFDLVIIRRTCILLLEELKRVSAQINPQVREQAIKLAGDWKAKMTVGTENWLEVLGFLRLVTTYELTSAYDANELQGLLDIVAQHEQATELSRALGTTDKAAPDVETKNAKSSAAAIFSSPNLQPATTVPANAIIAIQNFIREKKLVKAYGRIHKFKLLDKFPPAQVLKEYVEKAMKCMENSERKDMLHQQDEVVDEGISDLRRAIECIKYHNLESEYPSESIEKQIVVLQKFMEDRKKQNQKKRLCSTIDSSFQQQEHKFQRTSLSAGRPYGLHPVYPNPGSSFYNGQFSIPSNNPVQFSMPANGVNYEFPRIYPFPPYPRPLVYRHPGYGLQKPY is encoded by the exons ATGGAGAAGATGACATTGGATTCGAAGGAATATGAGTTGAAGAAGAACAGTATGAGAAAGATGTACGAGAGCTTGCACTCCCAAGCATCTTCCATGCTAGTCTTCACCCTTCAGTGGAAGGAACTGGAGGGATGCTTAGATTCGATCCGGGATGCGACCCAGACCCGACTCGAAGAGCTCCATGAACGAGAGCAGCAGTTGGATGCCAAAGAGTTAAAGATGGAGTCCAAAGCAAATGAGTTCCAGGAACGAGAGAAGCAGTTGGAGGCCAAAGAGTTAAAGATCCAGTCCGAAGTCAATGAGGCGTTTGGACTCGAAAAGCTGATTAAGGAGAAACAAACAGAGGCTCTAGACAGCAAGAACTACTTGAATTCGCTCCAGTTATTGATCAAAGAGCATACCGAATCAGAGAAAGAGCTTGGAGCCAAGGAAAGACAAATAGAGAGACGAATTCAAGAATTGAATGGGGTTGAGAGGAATATAGAAGAGAAGTTGAAGAAATCTCGTGAGGAACTGAATCAGATTCAGAGGGGGATTAAGGAGCAGGGTGTAGAATTTGATTTGAAAGAAAAGCAAATTAAAGTGAAAGAGGAGAAATTGAATCGGATTGAGAAGAATATCGAAGAGAAGTTGAAATTGGCAAttgaggaggagaagaaagcaTTTGATCCGAAACAAGAGCGTGTTACAGAAGAGCAGAAACTGAGAGAGGAGAGACTGCAAGAGGAGGAGAAGTTGAAAGAGCACAAGAAATCAGTAGTGGATGCCTCTAAGACACTCAAGTCAAGAGAGGAAATAAAGAGGGAACTAGAACTGAAAGTGAAAGATCATTGCTCGAGAAAGAAATCAATGGAGGAGTGGTCCTGTAATCTCGAACGTAAAGAGAGAGAATTAGAATTGAAAGAGAAGCAAGTTTTGTCAAAAGCAGAGGAACTTGACTCGCTTAATAAAAGGACCCTCAATGAGTTTCAGTTGATGGAAAAGGAACTTAGTTCAGTCGAAAGTACGATACAAGAACgtgaaaagaaattggaagCAGCCTCCCACCGACTTCAAGTGAAAGAGAGGCAACTTGAACTGAAAAGTGAAACAATGGAAAAGTTGCAGCAAGAATGCAAAAAGCAACTTGAAGCGAGAGAGAGACAACTTGAAGTAAAAGGTGGTACAATGGAAAAATTGCATCAAGAACGCGAAAAGAAACTTGAAGTGAAAGAGAGACTACTTGAAGAGCAGAGCAAAGAGCTTGAATTGACAAAGAAACAATTTGGTTGTCAAATGAAAGTAAAAAGTGAGCCACTGGAAAATACCCCAGCTGCTAACAATGCCATTGTTTCTTCATCTGCAAGTGatcattccaaaatcaatatCAGGGATGGTAGAGGCTTGCAACTATTCATGTATGAGCATATGAAGAGAAATGATTCAGTGAGCAAAGAAATCTCAGCTGTTCTTCAACAAGAGTCATTAGAGCCAGcaaaattggttttggatgcaaTGGCAGGGTTTCACCCTTCAAATTCGACTGTGGACAATAGGGAGTTTGATTTGGTAATTATTAGAAGGACATGTATTCTTTTGTTGGAAGAGTTAAAGAGAGTCTCGGCGCAAATTAATCCTCAGGTGAGAGAACAAGCAATAAAGTTGGCCGGTGATTGGAAGGCTAAGATGACGGTGGGGACTGAGAATTGGTTAGAGGTTTTGGGATTTTTGCGGCTTGTTACTACATATGAATTGACCTCTGCCTATGATGCAAATGAGCTTCAAGGTCTTCTTGATATAGTAGCTCAACATGAACAAGCAACTGAATTATCCCGAGCCCTTGGTACCACAGATAAGGC AGCTCCTGATGTCGAAACTAAGAATGCGAAAAGTTCTGCAGCAgcaatcttttcttctcctAATCTTCAACCAGCTACCACTGTCCCAGCTAATGCTATTATTGCTATTCAGAATTTTATTAGAGAGAAGAAACTGGTGAAGGCTTATGGACGCATTCACAAATTCAAGTTATTAGACAAGTTCCCTCCAGCTCAAGTCTTAAAAGAATATGTTGAGAAGGCCATGAAGTGCATGGAAAATAGCGAGAGAAAAGACATGCTCCATCAACAGGATGAGGTTGTAGACGAAGGAATATCTGATCTACGACGTGCTATTGAATGCATCAAATATCACAACCTTGAGTCGGAATACCCTTCCGAGAGCATTGAGAAACAAATAGTTGTGCTACAGAAATTTATGGAGGATCggaaaaaacaaaatcagaaaaaacGCTTATGCAGCACAATTGATTCCAGCTTTCAACAGCAGGAACATAAATTTCAGCGGACATCCTTATCAGCGGGAAGACCATATGGATTGCACCCAGTCTATCCGAATCCAGGTTCATCATTTTACAATGGACAGTTTAGTATTCCTTCCAACAATCCCGTGCAGTTTAGCATGCCTGCCAACGGCGTTAATTATGAGTTCCCTAGAATATATCCATTCCCTCCATACCCTCGCCCTCTTGTATATAGACACCCTGGGTATGGCCTTCAAAAGCCATATTGA